From the genome of Tripterygium wilfordii isolate XIE 37 chromosome 6, ASM1340144v1, whole genome shotgun sequence:
tttgttgaaactcATTGCTAGGATTTTTGGGGTTATGTTTCTGAATACCTGCGTAGGAGCACATTAATTTTTGCTAAATTATTGTTGTTGAGTCTCATTATATTTTCAGTGCGCAattccattttcttttaaaaaaaaaaactgaacatAATTTCATGACATAAGAAAGGGTTTTGGTAATTGGGTCGGAAATTATCCAGACTTCTTATAATTTCGTGATGTGTTTTATAATTTATCGAGCTTACTGTGCTCTGCTGTGCTTGTGGGATCCATAAGCTCAAAGCGGTAAGAGCGCCCGAACACTTTTGTCTGGGAGGCTGGTGGTTCGAATCCACCTGGGTCCTGATCAGTTTTGTTGTTATTGCTGTGCACTCCTGAGGGGTTGAACTGGTGCTacaatttttttgggtaaccgagTCTTCAGATGTTAAGTGGGGTTCCATGCCATTAGCATCGGCCACAACATCTACATCAGAACCAAAATCTTAATAAAATCTATTGCTTTAATTCATGTAGACTTTTCATGTACAAAAGAAGTCATGTAGACACCATCTCTGATACACATGAAATTCACGTACAAAACAAGTATCATGACACATTTAGAGATCATTTCAGACAGGAATCACATGCAAATGAATCCTGTGCGTGGGACAACTATTGCTAGGATCCCTATCATATAACTGTGCAAAGAACAAAGAAATGAGGGGAAAAGGGGAAAGAACAATTAGGACACGAAGAAACTACTGAAATCTGTGGTTGTACCATAAACAAGAAGTTAGCTGCCTATGGACAGAGGGAACTGACAAGAATCACAAAAGTCGCCTCTTGAAGTTTCGAGTGGTTGTTTGGTAAGTACGCACCAGCAAGCCGACTCCTATACCAATTCCCAGACATATGCCTAGTCCAATTCCAACACCAACCCTCACACCATCATTGAACCATGAAAGTTCACCGTCTTCACCCTCCATGTATCCTGTCCTCCACCGGTATATGTTGCTGTAGTCTTCATCGGCTTGAGGTTTGTAGTCTCCATATTCTGCCATCTGcaaatcaaaattgaaaagttcCACCATGAATTATGGGCATATGTGGCCGTCAATACAAAATAAAACTGAGAACTTTAAATTCAACGACGACAATGGGAGAAATTTTCGATCAAAGTAACTCAATGTGCCTACTACCATTTGGCAACCCAACCTAAACCAGTGCAAGAGAGAATGGGTCTAGGATCCATGAAACGACGGAGAAAGGCTACTATTTGATAATCATGTGCAATGAGCCAATGCGGATATCACACATTGCACAACAATAGCCTAAGTACCTCCATGATAAAACAAGAGGttcatttatttgaaattgcaagtaTCTAGGATAAATTCATCATCATGATAGCATTCATCCCAAACAGTACATTAGGGTCAGCTAACTATCTGAGACAAAATAATAGGAATACAATGTTTCCAAATCCTTTGAACTCACTACGTTTCTTTCATAGCATCCTCACCTTATTTGGTCAAAttacaattgaaaaaaaaaaacatccatTCAAATAAAGATATGAATCTACTTAAAGAAGCCAGCAGATAAGTTCAAAAACTACGGGTGAAAATTTTTGGAGCtgatttttttaagtttatGACATCTCATACAGCTGCTGACTCAAAGGTAAATCTCAAATGCTAGGATATCCAATTAATAACAGGGGAaatgatactttttttttatttgtttttaatccTTGAAGGTGAGAAATGGAGAAAGGATAGTGTGGGGAAGTTCCTGCACAATCCATGAGTGAGCAGCTTGTGACGGTTGGTCAGCTGAAAGTGTCAGTGAATAAACCTTTGGAATGCAACAAGAATAATGCTCAGAGTTCCCCAGCCTCTTAGGTGGCCGGAAAACCTGTGAGGGCTTTTATTTCGCTGATTATTTGGCTAACAGAGTTACTAGAGCATGTCTCAGCACGTGCACAAAACATTCAAACTAAATTGGAGAAAGAAACACACAGAGGCTAAGATGCATGAGACTCCAATCACTGCTCAATTTTGATTGGCCTTGTGTGAACCGTTAACATCTTAGGAAGCAGGATTAATAATCGTAAGAAATCATCAAGAAATTGATGCCCAGAAAAGGGTCACTAGAAAACATCCAGTATTGACCCAGGAGATTATGGGACCACTGGTAGACAGATAACTCCAAGTGGCTTTGAGATAACCGTGTGAGGTGGATTATGGTGAGGAGGATATTGAAAACAAGGCAACAGAAAAGGAAAAGTGCAATTGATTACCATcaacatcaccatcaccatcaccatcaccatcacttGGAGATTGTGCCCTTGCCCATACCTCCATGACTTATCTAGGATAAGATTCTCTTTTTCAGTCAAGTATCAATGTCTAGGAAGTATGGGGTTTTCAATCAAGAAACATGTTTCTCGACAGGAAGCACATTCACAGGGAACAGCCAAGGGAGCTAATAACATCATCGCGGAGAGTTTATTAACAGCACTTTATATCACTTTTGAAAGCAACAGCACTTCATatcacaattaattaattaacaaccaAGTTTTAGAAGTATGCCCTAAATTTTGTGATTCTAAGTGCAGCACCATCCACATGAGAATCCCTAAACAAGAAAGCCAAATAGAACTagaatttcaaataaaattctCCAAGCATACCTGAAGATCATGACCGGGTGGCGAATCTTTCTGGGACTGATCAGTCGTATCATACTCTGGGATCACATCCAGTGCACCCATCCTGTTATGCTTTTTCCAGAAACTAAGCTGCAAAATCTTAGTTAAGATGACTGGTTTCCCTGAGAAGCAGCCAGCGATATAAACCTCTATTGTTGGTAATGATAACTCATGACTCGAAATATGTTTCCCCTTCAAGAAGCCGGAGCCAGCAGTCATCACCGAGTCACAATTCATGCTCCATCGCTTCTCATTACCTTTACTCTCTCCAGTGAAACCATTACTATTAGACATCTCCAAAACCCCTGACAGAATGAGATCCTCCTTATCGAACAGCTCGAATTTCACACTCCCCGTTAACCTAACACTGTCGGTGCTCACAAATGTGGCTTCTTCTGACTTTTTGTCCACTCGATTTCTTCTTAGGAGTGAAGATACACCATCAGAATAAACACTACTTCTAGAACCATTGATCTCCAAAAAGGTGTCAGGGTTTAGGGGGATATGGATGAGAGTGAGAGACTCAGGGGTTGAATCATCAACCAGGAAATTACTCACTCTAACATAGAAGACTCTCAAATCAAACCAAGGAGACGACAATTTGGAGCAGGGTCGAAATGGTGTGTATTTAATAATCTGGAGACTGCCAGAATGGGCTTCTTCACCATTACCATTGCGTGATGTTTCGTAAGGACTCTCCATGATTCAGGAGCTTAATCTTCACTGAAACTCTCCAAGAGAGATTGGTAAATTGACATGAATGTAACCACACAGACTGAAATCAGATTGCCACAGAAAATCTGTTACAAAATAACAGAAAGGGGTTTCTGTTCAGGCAAtctcaaatgacaaaaaacgTGAACAAGTAAATGAATAGAGAAGAAACGGAAAACCCAGAAACTGGAATGGTCAAAGTTCCATGCACAACCAGAGCAAAGCAAGGTACAAGTCTGCCCGGTAATAAAGTATAAACAGAGAAACCTAATCTTTAGGAACAGAAACCCTTGAAATagggaaagagaagaaaaaatcataACAGAACCGAGATGCAGTCCCAACATGAATATCTGACCAATACAAAGAATATCAAAAGCATATAAAAACCGTATGATTTATTCCAAATACAAAGTATTAAGCGCAGCTTCACATAACAACAGCAAAATTTTAAGTGATTAATATGTTAACATGATCCAAAGCATCAACCCCACAGACTTGAATTCACGATTAAGCTAATTAGAGAAACAATAGATCATCTTTGTCCAAATTAATCAATACCCACATCAAAATGTGAAAGAGACAGATGAATTTTATAGGAGAAAAATACAGACTGTTTCAAAATAAGTACAATTTCTTTTTCACAGTACAGGAAATCTGATTACTGTGAATCCGAATCCAAGGAAAACAACAGCTACTAAGTTGAATCTGAATTCACTTGCCTATTTACCTTTCCAGCAAATCCCAACTGGAGCAAGAGAACTGCACGAAGAACAACTGTGGGATCTTTCCCAAAAACTCttaagtaataataataataatatgccAAATATATACCTCCAAAACTGCCGGCtgtgaagagaaagaaaaaatatacaCGTCATATAAGAAGCCAAATCTCTACCTCTCTAGAATTTTAAAGAGAACCATAGAACTTACCGAGAAAAGAAAATTCTTCCATCCGCAAAAATCTCAAACGAATACCCATATAAAGCGTGAATTCCCCTATAACTTTCGACCATCAAGGTTAGAACTTTTGATAACCCACTAAGCGATTCGTGGCCTACAAATACTAGAAAGACCCAATTCTTGACAAAAGCTATGAAACAGTAGACAAATATATGGTAACACCCCTAAAAAGGGAAATAATAGATAAATACTAGATGTGGAAATAATCTGGCCTGTTGGTATTCCTTCCTTGATGCGACATTGACGACCATTCTTAATAGTATTTGGTGGTTGCGTCTCTGTTTGAGGGAGATGGGCCTTGTCTGACTTTGACCATGGTGATCTTATCCGATTAGGAGCCAGGGATTTGCATTCACGAGGCTGGCTGGGGGGTCTGAATTCCGAAAGGGTTGTGCAAGCGTAGGCGTAGAGACTAGAGAAGAATTAACGGCTATAAACACATGGCCTTTTGAGGACGTTTGTTTCTGTTAGGCCCCGCCAGGCCTGCAGCTGTCTTCAACTCTTCATcaaatatatgtttttgttttatgttccaagaagaaaaaaaatttcactatGTTTTATCTTTAAATGTTGAAATTACTGGCAAGTTAAAAGGTGAATTTTTTCGGCCCAACATTTTGATACATTCCATATAGGTTGAGACTTGAGAACAGATGTTTTTACACTCTAATCAGTGgtaagaatgatgtgtatcatCTTGATGATCAGGGTTCAAATATTCCCTCCCTTGTTTCAAAAAAGAATGATGCTTTTCGATTAGTTTCTACTTTATAGCATAACTGTTAGGagagaatatgtcatttttgaatGTTGTGAGTTGGATTTCTATCgcaaagaaataaattaaaaatttattaacaTATTGTGACCAAATTTTTCTCACAATTTTGACAATGatttatctttgtttttgtattcttatgAATATTGTGTGAGGAGTATTTTCAATCTCACTTAAGATACAGTGCACTAAGGTATGGGCTCATCCcgcataatatttattttaggaCAATATTCTCTCCGTCACTCAATCCCATGGCTTCTCGATGATTGGAGAGTGAGAATTTTTACTAACCAAGTAGACTAGTTATTACTACTGATGATAAGCAGAAACATCTTCATGCAATGCATACAAATTACAGCGATGCAGAATTTCATTAAGTACGTTACTTCTTTAGGATTGTGTTATATGCAAATATAAGAAGATTAAggacttgtttttttttttaacatatacAAGTTTCAAAGTATGAGCCATTGGATTGATCTAATATCCAATACAAAGACATTGTGGCCCACATGCCAATGATTATTTTGAGAACATATTAACCAAGAATAAAAAATGACCTGAAGTATCCCTATAAAGTATAAAGTATGAATTATGAAATGAATCGGATGGGGGGTTTTGGACTTTAGCATGTAAGGGAGGGGCAGATGTGCAAACTTATGGGACACAAGAAGTAGGTTTCATCAGTAAAGGAAGCTGTCTATCAATCCGAAAGCAAAAAATGAAATGACCTTAGTAGTCACAATTAATCGTGTCATAAGTCAATTATTTTGATACCAAGCCCCTCCGTTTGGTAGTAATTATATTTTGAAAACTTAGTTCCCAAACGGTCACATGTTCGATGATACTTTTAAAATACGTTAGATTATATTAGAAATAAGTGAATGAAGAGCGTAAGAGTTAAAAGAGAAATTCCTGCGAGAAGTTTATTTTAAATTAGTACATAGAAATATGTAAACAAATGTATTTCATAAGTTTGATTGGGTATGTGGCGGAATTTATAAACTCGCGTCAAAtgaaatttataaatttgaCTGTCATTGTAAGACCTTTTTAGAAAACATACTTGAcgtttataattaaaattggaGAAAAGCTACATTGACTTCGATTGGAGGTTTGGGAGCAATCAAGAATGATTTGAGTAGAGAATAGCGATGATAATGTCCATAGAAACTCCTTGTTAGTACCATATCAAATCCTGAATAAGCAGTGTCCCCACCAGGGGATATAAGTCGTCGTGCAGAGTCAAGAGTCATATAATATATCCACGTTAAAATCCCACGGCGCCCGCTTTTCCATTAAAAACCCACCTTTAGTCCAAACTTCCAACCATGGTCTACGACTTCCCTATTTTCATAagcccatctctctctcttttgtccACATTTTTTCTCCCAACTTGTCTTTCCTCTTCTCTGCGACAAAAACAGAGGATTGGAGAGGTTTTGGTTATATAAACAAAGAATAGATATGGATGGGGATGGACAGGGAAAAGGAAAGTTTGATTTTAGTGGCTTTTGAGCTTATGAAAATTGTTtagagttgtttttttttctaccTCTGTGTTGGGTGTCGTGTATGGATAAAGTGTGAACAAATGGTCCAAAATGGGTTTTCCAGAATCTGGGTACTGGTAAAAGATATCAATCCCACTCTGCTTTAGCTCTTTCTGAtcaaaataggaaaaaataTCGCATGGGGTATTTGTTTATAGATTGTTTGGGAATTGGGATTCACTAAAGTGAGATAAGACTGAtccaaagcttgaatctttttgACGTGTTTGGGGTTTAGGAGATCTTCGTACTGGTGTAGAATATTGAAAATACGGGGCTTTCAGAAGATGGGTGTTTTGAGTTTAGATTGTTTGGATTTATTAAGGTCAAAAACCTGATCGAAAGTTTGAATCTTTTTGGCATGTTGGGGGTTCAGGAAATCTGGGTATTGGTGTGGTAGATTGGAAGATTGGATTTCTGTTAGTAGTTGTTGTTTATATAGAGAAAGGATTGATGGGTAAGAAGAAACCTCAGAAGACAAAGGAACTCTCGGTAGCAATAGCAGAAGCTTCATCAACTGGAGAAGAAACCCAGCAAGCGCAGAGTCCGTCACAGACACCTAGAAAGCGAGGCAGGCCTCGCAAGATCCTTGAGAAGACTGAAAGCTTAGAACAAAAAGAAGAACCAGCAGAACCATCAGCAGCACAAGAAGTTGAAGAGAGTAGTCAATCGAAGAAGCCTAAAATCAGCGGTGGAGAACCACCGGAGCTTCATCAACAACAAGAACCAGTAAAAGCAGAAGCAGGAGCACCATCGGGTTCTACAAGAGGGAGCA
Proteins encoded in this window:
- the LOC119999467 gene encoding large proline-rich protein BAG6 — its product is MGKKKPQKTKELSVAIAEASSTGEETQQAQSPSQTPRKRGRPRKILEKTESLEQKEEPAEPSAAQEVEESSQSKKPKISGGEPPELHQQQEPVKAEAGAPSGSTRGSKKEDGQTAEKESIKPTRRSRRRKSKPSKSS
- the LOC119999910 gene encoding uncharacterized protein At1g01500-like, encoding MESPYETSRNGNGEEAHSGSLQIIKYTPFRPCSKLSSPWFDLRVFYVRVSNFLVDDSTPESLTLIHIPLNPDTFLEINGSRSSVYSDGVSSLLRRNRVDKKSEEATFVSTDSVRLTGSVKFELFDKEDLILSGVLEMSNSNGFTGESKGNEKRWSMNCDSVMTAGSGFLKGKHISSHELSLPTIEVYIAGCFSGKPVILTKILQLSFWKKHNRMGALDVIPEYDTTDQSQKDSPPGHDLQMAEYGDYKPQADEDYSNIYRWRTGYMEGEDGELSWFNDGVRVGVGIGLGICLGIGIGVGLLVRTYQTTTRNFKRRLL